The Labrus mixtus chromosome 14, fLabMix1.1, whole genome shotgun sequence nucleotide sequence AGCCCAGTCTGTCCGCCAGTAGATGGAGCTCCTTGATTTTAGCGAGCTGCCTGCGGCCCTCCTCGCTGTTCACCCTCTCCTTCAGCCACTGGTATCCCTTCATCAGGAAGGAAATGAAGAAAGCGTCGATACACAACTGATTTCACACTGCAATACCCCGCTGATCAGAGAGAGAATTAGACTGAGGCGGATTTTCAGGAAGAGGAATCCCGGAGGAGGGCCGGTTGAACCAAACTGACCTTCATTGCTGCTCTGGAGCACTCCGGTACACCATCGCTGTACTTCCCTGTGATTAATCCACAGGCAAGAGGAGACCAGGTCATAGCTCCGACACCTGGAAGAGTGCAGCAAAAGCAGACATTTGAACTAAACTTAATGAAGGTTTAATTAAAGACATAGCACTAATTATAGCTGTGAGAGGGAGGATCTCTGACCGATCTTGTGGTAGAGCTCAGGAAGCTGCACCTCCACTTTATCCCTCTGGAAGTAGTGATACTCGGCTTGCTCACACACAGGTGGGATCAGGTTGAACTGGCGAGCCACTGAGTACGCCTCCTGGCCGCCGAATAGAAAGAAACAGAGTGTCATGGTTACGGAGCAGCATTCATGGCCAGAAGCTGACGCAGCACTGGGTTGATAAATGAGAGATTTTATGAATGTGGGATCAGCGTTCACCATGATTTCCATCGCACTCCAGCGTGAGGTTCCCCAGTACATGGCCATTCCCTGGTTTATTACAAACGTCATAGCCCGCACAATCTCTGCAAATcacatcacattaaaacattgtGATCAGCACCTGGTGCAGCCTATGAGCACATGTAAAGTGCTATAACACTATACTGCCACACGATATTTGGAAGGATTTTAGAAAACGAGACAAGCTTCATGACTGACCTTCCATGGGGCTGTTGACGTCATTTCTGTTGGCGAAGACGATGTCCACATATTCTAGCTGCAGTCTTGATAAAGATCCTCTTAATCCTGTCACAAACAAGGTTAAAGGATTAATCCCTCGTTATTTAATCGTTGGCTTGTGGGTTTTCTGTcgttaaaaaaagtcaaacagctATTCTCAGTAGGGACTTTCCTTGAGCGTGGAtgtgctttgagctaaatgctaacattagcattatcacaaagatttaaattggtgaaaaatgttttgcattgtTCTCAATTACACTTTGTTTTAAGATGCCTGCATATGCTAAGTTGCACGActaaacacaaaatacactCTCAGAATACAGCTGAGGTATTCAAACATATCCTTTAGTTTTCTGATGAATTAAAATGTGTCCTGCGGACGGCCCTAAACTGAAATTCATTACATCTACAGTCATAAGCCAAACgctccatgggtggagataccaggggaggagagggtaTTTTTATACCAGaattgtgacatcacaaggagagcaaatttgaaacagagcacttttctctgtgttgtaagacttatgcagaccacaaacaaaggactggatgggttttatttcacattttgtgggtcggtagacactcaggttacccacatatatgttcaaaaacactgtaaaaggtGGATTGGCTTAGTGGATATTTCTCATTCAAATTGCAATTGAAACAGTAATTActttcattcttttgttttaaactgaaaaatagACTCTACCAATCTCTTGCAATGTTAGTGGTCATCAGGTCATGGGGAAATAGTGATGACCTGCTCAAAACAATTCAGTGCAGAAGGAATACATGGGGCATAAGAGCACCTTAGCAACACTGTGATGACTAAGACTCGCAAGAACTAGTCGATTATTCTTAAAACAGCAGgataaaaatattatttcacAGATGGATACTGCTTTTGAACAGTTCTTGGTTATTTTTAATTTGGGGTCAATGGCTCCTGCTCACAGTTTTCTAACCCTGTGTATGTTATTAATGTAGATGTTCAAGTCATGACATTTAAAGTCTAAATAGTAATGCTGTCCCTTCATCAAGTTCACTCATTATTCGATGTTGTGCTCCAAAATAAAAGGCTCATGATGTTCAAACGGCCATTTAGGCTTCTTGGTAAATGACCATCCCAAGGTCttaggaaacaaacacagaagaagactgTATTCAAGGCCTACTGGATGAATTGTTTAGGCAGAGCTGATTACTGTAAGTGTCTGGAACAACAATCATCACAAGGATGTTTTCACTAAAACATCATCTCTGCTGCGTTACCTCGTCTGACCCTGAGTCCTTTTGTCTTCCTTTGTCCCAGACACCAGACAGACCTCAGTCTGATTAATGTCTGCCCAGGCATCTTACCTCAACTGACTTCACACAACTTCTTTGACGCAATTAATGCACCTCATCTTCTATCAGTTCCGGCAAACATTAACAACTTCAAAGGAATAGACttggatttttgttttcatgctacTTGACTGGATTTTAGGGCATGCTGATGTATTTTCTGCGACATGTGACTTGCAGCGGCTTTTACTCGGTGACACTCAGTCAAAGCTTTAACAGTCATGAAATGATTCACAACAACCCAGGCTCTGTTAAGGGTAGAACTAGTGCATGCTGGGGGAAAAGAAtgatgtacaaaataaaaaagaaccaaacacaATGTAATGTAAGATAGGcttttataagcagtttgcctTTTCAGTCACTACATGCTGCATGACTGTTGACTTTTGTTAGAACTGTCTATATCGTTTAAAATAGATTGGCATGATGGCTAGATAATGTCTGGAAATTTTCAGACATTTGCTAGCGTGGCTCAAATTACAACATCATCACCCACACAtcaccaaaaaaacacatcaggctAAGGAGCAGGCTTAACCATATCAAATAGTCTATTCCCTGGCTATGTGTTTCATGATGAGAGGGGGAAGACACATCaaacaggcatgcctgctgttgccatggtgctcTCAGATGCTGTCTGACATTTtgcacaggggggggggggggggggggaacaactGTATTTGAGGTATCAGCTTGTGACTGCTGTCGCTGTTAGAGACAATGACGTGGTTTTCGACCAAAATTGCAAACATCCCAGAAATGTATCCAAAGCGGtcgggagcagctgattgggCCGGCGTGATCAGCCCTCATGCACCTCTGAACACTGCACAGCAAACGATGTGCGGTCAAGCTGAAATTTTCTAAATCAGTTGTGTGACTCAAAAATTGGGTCAGTTTGCTCAGTGTTTGCCCGGCAGAAGCTATCATCTAACAAGCACATCTTTTTGATTTGGCACTGCAGTCATGCTGGTGAAGAGTGCGCACTGTAGGTTGGGGTTTTGGCCCACAGAATCCAGGACACCCTGGATGGATTAAACAAGTGATCACCAAGTAGACCAAGTCAGTTAAACAACATACATGTGTTTATATCAAATACGGCATGTAAGTTGAATAAATATGCTAACCTCAAACAAGTATGAGAACATTATTATTCTTGACTGAACTGCAACTGTTTGATTAGTCACATGTCGTATCTAAAAGTCATACAGCTACAAGTATCACAAAGctctattttaaaaaatttacAGAATCACTGAGTGGACATGCATCCAAACATCTGATCTCCTCCATTTGCCTTAGATAAGCGTAACTTTCCGCTTGTTTGTACGAGATCTCGTCTTTTCTATCTTGTTATCTCGGTATGTCTAAGCGGGTTTTTCTGGTGATAACAGGATTTTCTGTTGATCTAGAAAACAAATCAAGAGGCTGCTCACTGTGATAGGCCAGACCTTGACATGCCATGCTGCCATCGCCTTCATGTACGAGCTAAGTTAAAGTTAAGCCTATTGATGATGTTGTATGAAGCTTATTACGGTCagcatttgaaaacaaacaaacaaaaaacagctacataaaaaaacaaagcaaaaacacataATCATATGATCGTTCCATGTAATTGtgaaatttacaaataaataaatgaagggaTTGAACTGACTGAAAAGGTGTGGGGCGAAGCTTTGGCTTATTGTGCCCGCCCTGTTTACAGAACATAATCTGTTAGGCAACCCTTTAACTTCACTACGAAACCAAAACACTGTATGACATGAggaatgacaaacaaaaacttaagtTCCACCatttcatattttgaaatttCACAAGAATCAGAACAACGCACTATCAATAAGTCGCAATCTTTTCAGAATACTAATCCTCATAtattatctttatatttgttgtttctaTGTTCGATGTGTGCTTCTGTATCTCTGACGATAAGAGATGAATTAGTGGAGATATTGAGAAAATAacttatcacaggaaaactgagTAAATGAAATGTATGCTTATGGTTTATGTAGAAACGTAACTGGACTTTGTGTAACTGTTTTGTCTACTTGACTGCAGAGCCGTGCATGTGTCAAACTGACGCTACATTAGTACCTCTTAATCTAAAGTGTAATATTCTCACCTCATACTCTGAAGCGTACAGGGCCAAGGACAGAGCGGTCTTATATGAGGAATTTGTAATAAgaacatgttttcttatttcctgATATTTCACTCTTGTGATTATTTGAGCTGTGGGATTAAATGTACAAATGATGAACTCCAGTTTCATGGTCTGGACCTAAAGAAATAATCATAGTAATGAGGCAAATAGAAGAGTCTACCTTCAATGATGTGCTTCCTGGAgagtcctctctctgtctctgctctgaggagagattaaaaagaaatacatattATTGATGCTCCGTTAAAATGATATGTGTATAACATCATCTATGAGAGTGATACTCACTGGCCTCCCCAATAGATCTTTGTTGTGATGACAAAACTTGAACGCCTGGTAAGGACACAGGATGTTTAGACGCATCGTAAATGATGGAGAAATGTCCTAATTTGACTCCTTATGCTACCAGATAGAGATTACATCAGCCTGCAGAgtgtggtacatttaaatagACTTTGGActagtgatttatttatttctactatcatttcttgctttattttttctccagATGAAAACTATCTCACGGATTTCCCACATGTTTTATTATCTGGGACTTTACTTTCACTTGGTATCATTTTTATCCTTTTATAGTCTTTCTGAGGCGAAAGCTCCTCGTTTATCTCAAAAATATGGATTTCCCTTGAGATGTCTTAATGTTGCGTCTGTTCCAACAGTAACAAAAACATGTGGAAACACAGTGCATTTCATAAACCAAGGAATTATTCAGATATCAAGAGAATATTTGATCATCTAATAGTAAAAAATATCTTTTCGCATGCATGTGCGTCGTCTTGAGAAAAGAGTCATATTACCTCCATCCTTTCTTCTTGATAATGTTCCCTAGAGTGATTTCAGCTCTGTGGAGAGACACACATCAGGTATTCTTATTAATTGTTACGGGTGGATCGTCACTTCTGATCACTGCTCAGTAATGTGAAATCattacacaacatatacacacatgttgGATGTTAAAGAAACCTGCACACTCTCCCTGAAATGTCCTACATCATAGAAAATGAAAACGGCTAAAAGTACAAATAACAAAAAGcttcaagaagaaaaacaaacagaagtgaaAGTTTGAGCTGACCTTCCAGAGGCGTACACCTCTGCTGTGTCAAACAGGTTCACTCCGTTCTCATACGCTATGGCCATCAGGTTCTCTGCCATCTGTGGGAAGACAAAAATGAAGACTGAGAGAGGCAGGCGATGGATAAATTCCAATTACCCAGAGGTCGACCGTGAAGGGCTCTATGCAGGGAGGATAATATAGGAGATATTATATGTATATCATATCTCACCGAGCTACTATAGTTTCTTTGTATGAGCTCTGTGGGATTTTGAAACATGTAATTGGAAAGCAGGGAGATTGGCGCTCACAGAGCAGCGTGTTTTTAACAAAAGAAATATGAGTGAAACATGCTCAGGAATCGACTTCtgatacaaagagagagagagagagagaaaacagaatcCTCACCTCGTCAGAGATCTGTGATCCAAATGTCACCCAGGTGCCTGAACgagagcagagacacagagggttgttttattttgaagggttcAAACAGAGATGAATATATTCCTGCCTTCAAACAAACTCACCTAACCCGAGGCAGGAAACACGGAGGCCTGACTTCCCCAGGTTCCTGTGAAGAATGAAAGAGAAGCTCAGAATAAACGATAGGAATAGACAGTATGGGTGGGCCGATTTTTGTAAACCAAAAATCTGCGCCAATCCAGTACATCCACGTTTGAGTTGAGTACAAAATAATCCTGCATAATCAGAAGGCTTAGTTCTCAGGCGCTGCATTCAGATCTAGTTCTGagatacttttctttttccctctcatGCTTTTTATGTgcaattatatatatttactcCTCTACAGTAAAGGTGCAAATACTGCTTTTTCACTGAAGATTGATACTTATGAGGCACATTATTACAGTTTAAACCATCCAGGGTTGTCACAGTTTGCTAAATCTTGACCGCTTACAAGATTCACAATTTCATGCCaatgtcaaaaatgtcaaaatataataaaatttattgtaaaaaagcactttttttggGGATTCAGGAACATTCTGTTGGAAATGCTTTGATACAGttgtaaaataaagtatttagaCGTTGTCGTTGTAGCGCTTCTTTGACCCATGTAGTGGGAATATTTGTATGGCTATATTAGTGTTGCAGAATTCTTTGTAAATACATAAACAGATCTACAAATGCATTCACACACCCACGAATGTGTGAATACATCAACAAATGCATGCATAGATCAGTAAATGTGTGAACAGACGTTTAAATGCATATGTAGATCTGCCAACATGCTgagaaatgtgtaaataaaacattgtttttaatggCTGAAAAGTGTTTTGCTTCAAGGGAGAAATGTCACAAAAGTCATCAGTTAGAAATCttaatcttttctttaaaggtgaCTTTTGCCTCATTTTTGCTCTGCGAGTTCCACAAATCATCACATTTCCCCTGAGCTCAGGCTCCCAGGCCTTTGGGTTACTTTTGTTGGCCCATCATGTCTGGTCAAATGTTGTATGCGTCTTTAATTCAAACCAGCAAAACACTTATCAGACATGAATAAATATGTACATGAAAACCGACTGATCTATGTTTTTTGCAGCTCTGTGTACGCATTTGCAAGTCTTTTGAGGCATTTGAGGATCTGTGCGCTTATCTGTGGATCtaataacatgtttatttatttatgcaatTAAAATCAGTTTTGCATCAATCGATAATGTCTccatttgttgatttatttctgcATAACATCCAATAAAAACTCAACTGAAAACCACATGTGGATTCTAACATGCTCCGTGAAAATGCAAAGATGAGAATATATAAAACTAAATATGATGAATTAATTATGTATCATGAATCAGGCTTTGCGCATTTTATAGAATTAtgacaaaagataaaaactttaaatgtaacTTGTTCCCATAGTGTCCCTGAATGTAAATACTTTaacaactgctgctgctgctgctgctgctgcatcaaaGTCTTCCCTCTCCTCCGGTTAAATACCTGCCTGTGCCAATTATTTCTGAACAATCAACCTTTTCTCCTTCCTATGGTAACAGTTCAGTGCGTTACAGTAGGTCAGTGAAACAGCTGGAGGGAACAAGGCTCAGCCCAGTTGGAGTCCAGGCTAAAGCCTCTTTAAGATCCGTGTGGTAAACGGTCCAAAAATGTTCCATAAGCTAAAGAGGAGTCCATTACCCAACATGCCACATCTGATTATCCACACAGCTGAATGTTGATGGGCGAGcagggaaagacagagagctGCATTTCTGACCACGAGAGCATCTATTGCTGAAAATGACGTGGGCTtcatgctctcctcctcctcctcctcctccctgtgtgcaccccccccccccccccccccccccccccccaattctAATTAGCCGGGGAGCcagctggagaggagcagaggagctgCAATGCAACTCGCTGCTCGCCGTCTTTTCATCTCCTCGCCTCTCCCTTCTCTGCCTGcatgcctgcctgcctgcctgcctgcctgtctgcctgcgtCTGCCACAAATAGCCAAATGCAGAAAGACAGACTGTCAGAGCATTTCGACTCAGTCCAACGagtcctgcttttattttccctggtctatttttaatgtttgaccTGAGCTATTTTTAGATTCCTGCATATGCAAGCGTTTGTGTCCCACTGTGTGTGcattcaaagtgtgtgtgtgagtgggtgggtaggtgggggggggggcagtattTATATGTGTGCAccgtgtgtgggtgtgaaaaacatattgtttgtgtcatttctttTAACCCTGTCAAAATAGCACACAGGTGGAGGGTCAGGAATGCTACACACAGAGTGGGGGGTTTGATGTTGCTTATTCCTTGTACGGTTATCTGGCTCTCTCCCCTTCACCATTTGtcgaccaatcacagctctGCCTGCGCTCACAATCGCTTTGAACACTcggaattaaaaataaattagacacatggaagaaaaaaaacacttcagagacttttttaaaaccttttttgccatttgttttttttttctgcttttgccattttttatttttttttgcctcaatTTCAGTCTGATGCAAGTCAACTAAAAATGTTCCCTAGCAACAATTGACTAAGTTGGACCAATAGCAGCCTTCCTGCTATTCAAGGAAGATGCTCATTTGAAGAATTCAAAGAAAGGCTGTATCCACAAAAAGCAGCACCTGCAAGAAACCTGCATGCTGAGGGGAGAGATGACGAACAAAGTGTACAGTTTGCAGTCTGAAAATTACAGTTCCTTATCATAATATGCCACCATATTGTATAAGTTGCAGTATTGATATTAGCAGTCGGTCAGGGAGGCTTTTTGAATTAacttttagtagtccattttaCCTCTTCATTATTCTGTACCTATAACCTTTGATTTAGCCTTAGGATATCGTGCACTGGTATATATTTAATGTGAATTAATGACATTAATTAAACCAGAATCCAGCTGCATTTTCCACCTTAGTCACACATGAGGACACCTCCTTACCACACTTTCCTTTGACATCGCaccatgaagaaaaacagagaggtaATGCGTGACAACTAAACATGAGTCAGCACTAGCAGAATGTCAAGCATCCGGCAGCATCCACAAATTCACACTctttctgtttcaaaatgtttaaattaaacatgttttttttttttttttttttttttaagaacttaAAAGCAGACGGCTGATGGGCCGACATGCTTGGTTTACATGTGTATCAGCAGGTCATTACAGGAGCTAATGAGTGCTCAGCGTGCTTCAGTAGCTGAATTATTGATTGATGTGcaacataaaatacaattttcatgtttgtgtgtgtgtgtgtgtgtgtatcaaggCGAAGGAGGAttgtattgtttgtgtgtgtgtgtgacaactGGCCGCCCCCTCCCTGCTCTCAACTCCAGCGCTCTCTGCAGTGCTGCAGTCTGCTAAATTACTATCAGTGAGTCTGGAGAGACACATGCTCGCTCTTTTCCTCTCACTACTGCTTTCACGACAGcatctcccacacacacacacacacacacacacacacacacatgcatgtacacagacactgtgtgtgtggcctgtttttttttttttcttacatggaTTTTTGCAGATGATATAAGGAAACCTAATATCTATTCTGTGCAAGCGTCCGCGAGGCAGCTCAATCCTATCACGTGAATATTCACGCTTGATGTGAATTTCACTCCAGCACAGGCACAGATCTGCATACGCTCATGCATGAATGCACTCATGAGCCGGggcacacaggaacacacagaaacacagatgcTTCTCTCTCTGAAGCTCTTTCATAAGTAGGCCTCCCTGTGTTTTCTTCTCGGTTTCCTCTCTTGAAATAAATCATAAACACCAAACAAGGTGATTACAGCAACCCGGCTGCTCCTTGTGTTATTaatgtaggagagagagagagagagagagagagagagagagagagcagggcaACACAGGTGCTCCGTCACGGTGTAGTCAGCATTTTAACCTGTGCTGACATTAACTGTTAGTTTTCACCTGAGACAGGAGGAAGTGACTCTGTACAGATGGTTAGGTGCAAATGacggaggcttttttttttttctatcttcttCCTGCAGTTGTCATAAAATGCCACACACACGCTGAGCAGGCTGTTCTCCAGAGGGAAGCACTCCTAGATAATAATAACACTCTCGTCACttcatatgtgtgtatgtgtgtgtgctcgtacTCGCACCAACTGTGGGAAGATGGTCGACTGTCTGTTTGTTAATAATGCTGTACACACAGTTTCACAGAGTAGTAAAGGGACATTTCGCTCAGATTACAATTTATTATCCAATGCGGAGGTTGCTGCCGTTACTTCAATTCAGTGGTTTATTGTATTATCGGGGCTTTCACCTGTAATGAATGACAATTTTAAGCATCCACATGAACGTCTCTTTTCGATAATCACTTTCACTGTGAAAAAAATGGACACTTCCTTTGGTAGAAAAGTAGTTCCACTGAAGATTATCCAGAGTATAGACATTGTTTAGTTTGCTTcttaagtgaaaaaaataaatcttgatatCGTAACGGTGCTTCTTGGGTGATGTTGATTATTAGTTTAATCCTTGGTTGTCTTGCCGTTAACTCTAACACTTCTCatactgaattaaattaaaCCTTTGGGTGTGGGTAATCAAAAGCACAgggacaacttctgctgtgcaTCTCGCACACTTTAATGTCTGTCCGTAATGCAAAGCATGACATACACAGACCGAACCACAACAGCAGTGATACCTCGCTTGTCTTAAAGCAACATCAATCAACCGTAACCATGAGCAACCTTAAAGGCAAACAGTTACTCTTGCAATTGTACGCaaagtacaaaatgtaaatataaatgaaattagcattaaatcaaataatgtatatCATCTCAACCTGATAGAAATATAGATCTATAAGAGAAAACTTCACagaaataaatctcatctccatcttatACAATATTCTGACCACAGCAAAGAAAATCCCTTTATTTCAGTTGCCTTAGAGGCAAATCTTTGAGttattaaacaaagaaaacgaAGCACTGCTGTGATAAAATAAACGATTCAACTATCAACCCAGCGTAATCCTGACAACACTCTAATTATTTCTTCAACAATTATTAATGAATGAGGCTAAACAACAGACATTTTTCCTgcaatgtgatgttttttttttttttaaatggttaggAAAGCCCCACAAAGATTGgactttttctctctcgctctcgcagacacacaaactctgcTGCGCTGATCTAATGTTGCGAATCAACTGCTAACACTTCATTAGTGGTCGTGACTCTCTCATTAACTGAAAGTGCACACGAGGAGTGGCACAGCTGAGAGATTACAACAGTATATATTAAAACTGTGAACCTTTTCttattcttgtgtgtgtttgtggttttttaTTTAGTGCTTGAGGCCAAAGCGGGACAATGTAAGTAATTATGTTTTGAAGGGGAACTGGCTGCGAAATGTAAATTGAGGTTGAAAGAATAGCAAAATGTCTCTTCTCAACATGTTCAAAAGGagtttttaatgaaattcaATGTTTGAAAAGGTCACTGCACAGTGCTTCTGTCTGCAGACGTGTTGTTGTagctgttaaaaaataaaaaataaaaaaataatgtcagtGTCCTGGTctgctgcttttaaaataaagactttaaaagctCAGTcgattttgaaatgtttcaatgtAGTTGCCAGTTTATCTCGAGCCTAAACCGTTTCAGGTACTCTCCTACTTCATGTTAAAATATCTTTATGCAAATACTTAAATTACTTTGACAGAGGATTCAGGGTCCGTTATTTTGAATATGATTGAATTGTTGCAATGTACTTCCAATGAACATCATTTCTCACTGCCtaaataaaagaacaagttAAGACACTAAGTAaagatcaaatatttaaagttcTTGAGTCTGTCTCCAGGACCACATGgtgactctctccctctctctctctctctctctctctctctctctctctcattagtCTGTCTCTGCTCTTACATAAGGCCATGCAGTGATGACTTTGTGTCTGCCTGAAGAGAATAtcagactttgactttgactctgATTAGGCGGTCCGTACAGAGGACGTGACGCGGATCGTCTGGCCATGATTAAACCTGCTGACTGCTGCGGCCACTGATTCCATCCACAGACTAATATTGACAAATGTAAGCCTGATTAAACAACACTGACCCAGCAGTGACTCCACATTTGGGAAAGATGAAGTTCTCTGTCTTATAAACAAGTTTGGAGAACACTTAAAGATCTGACATGCAGGTGCATAGA carries:
- the LOC132987816 gene encoding voltage-gated potassium channel subunit beta-3-like isoform X3; translation: MWHVGNLGKSGLRVSCLGLGTWVTFGSQISDEMAENLMAIAYENGVNLFDTAEVYASGRAEITLGNIIKKKGWRRSSFVITTKIYWGGQAETERGLSRKHIIEGLRGSLSRLQLEYVDIVFANRNDVNSPMEEIVRAMTFVINQGMAMYWGTSRWSAMEIMEAYSVARQFNLIPPVCEQAEYHYFQRDKVEVQLPELYHKIGVGAMTWSPLACGLITGKYSDGVPECSRAAMKGYQWLKERVNSEEGRRQLAKIKELHLLADRLGCTAAQLAIAWCLRSEGVSSVLLGVSNTDQLLENLGALRILTQMTPQTVTEIDALLGNKPHSKKELRA
- the LOC132987816 gene encoding voltage-gated potassium channel subunit beta-2-like isoform X1, whose amino-acid sequence is MQVSFACTEHNLKSRSEDRLCGLRTAPPPGGSSGGGGGGGGGGGGGGSGGGGGGGGGGGGSGQGSNGNYTSQGSVKTREGSGSRQAPQGHAHMKEAIGRHTSMKYRNLGKSGLRVSCLGLGTWVTFGSQISDEMAENLMAIAYENGVNLFDTAEVYASGRAEITLGNIIKKKGWRRSSFVITTKIYWGGQAETERGLSRKHIIEGLRGSLSRLQLEYVDIVFANRNDVNSPMEEIVRAMTFVINQGMAMYWGTSRWSAMEIMEAYSVARQFNLIPPVCEQAEYHYFQRDKVEVQLPELYHKIGVGAMTWSPLACGLITGKYSDGVPECSRAAMKGYQWLKERVNSEEGRRQLAKIKELHLLADRLGCTAAQLAIAWCLRSEGVSSVLLGVSNTDQLLENLGALRILTQMTPQTVTEIDALLGNKPHSKKELRA
- the LOC132987816 gene encoding voltage-gated potassium channel subunit beta-2-like isoform X2, encoding MFASRGGTGGGKGGKYSVEDLYGISKKPKASSSSGSIVAKAGAPRSSKSPDQRSESEALASQILEAAHRLVERRRLELYLRECGLSLAECEAERSAMTYKNLGKSGLRVSCLGLGTWVTFGSQISDEMAENLMAIAYENGVNLFDTAEVYASGRAEITLGNIIKKKGWRRSSFVITTKIYWGGQAETERGLSRKHIIEGLRGSLSRLQLEYVDIVFANRNDVNSPMEEIVRAMTFVINQGMAMYWGTSRWSAMEIMEAYSVARQFNLIPPVCEQAEYHYFQRDKVEVQLPELYHKIGVGAMTWSPLACGLITGKYSDGVPECSRAAMKGYQWLKERVNSEEGRRQLAKIKELHLLADRLGCTAAQLAIAWCLRSEGVSSVLLGVSNTDQLLENLGALRILTQMTPQTVTEIDALLGNKPHSKKELRA